The window CGGATGGTCGGAACGATGTCGCGGTAGTCCACGACGTGCGCGGGGTCGTCGTCGGCCGGATGTTCGGGCCGCACCGTGAGGTCCACGTTGACGCGGATGCGCTGAGCCTTGGCCTGCTCGCTCGCCGTGACGCCGAGGTGGCCGCTGACCACGAGATCGCGCACCAGGATGCGTTGATCGCTGACTTGCGTTGGGATCCGCGCGGATTCCGCCGGCATCGCCCCTCCTGATTCGGCTGCGGACCCGGTTACTCCACCGTGGGGTCGGCGCCCGGCTGAGCCCAGCCGAGGTGCTGGCCCCCGTCGAGCGCAATCATCTGCCCGGTCACGCTCCGCGCGGCAAGGATGAACTGCACGGCCTGACAAATCTCCTCGGGTGAGCTGCCGTGGCCGAGCGGCATCTGCCCGGCCTGGCGGGCGAAATCGGCGGGGGTTTGGCGAACCGAAGGCAGGGTGGGGCCGGGGCCGACGGCATTCACACGGATGCGCGGCGCCAGCTCCAGCGCCAGAGTCTGCGTCAGCGCCCACAGCCCCGCCTTCGAGACGGTGTAGCTGGTGAACCCGGGTGCCAGGTTCCACACCTTGGCGTCGAGGATGTTGATGACAGCGCCGCGGGCGTCGTCGGGAAGCTGCTCGGCGAGGCGCTGCGTGAGCACGAAGGGCGCGCGCAGGTTGGGGTCCAGGTGGCGGTCCCAGCTGGCGCGGCCGGCCGTGTGGACGTCGTCCCATTCGAAGACGGACGCGTTGTTGACCAGACACGTCAGCGGGCGGCCGAGGGCGTTGGCCGCGCGCGGGACGAGGCCCTGCGTCTCGGCTTCGTCGGACAGATTCGCGGCAACGGCCGCCGCCACGCCGCCGGCGGCGCGGATGGCGGCCACGGTTTCCGCGGCCTCGGCTTCGGAGGAGTTGTAGTGGACCGCGACCGCCCAGCCCTGGCCGGCGAGATCGCGCGCGATGGCCGCCCCGATGCGCCGGGCGGCGCCGGTGACGAGCGCGCCGGGTCGGTCCGTGGGCGCGGGTGTGCTCACGCGTC is drawn from Limimonas halophila and contains these coding sequences:
- a CDS encoding dihydroneopterin aldolase, which encodes MPAESARIPTQVSDQRILVRDLVVSGHLGVTASEQAKAQRIRVNVDLTVRPEHPADDDPAHVVDYRDIVPTIRHLVRTERPKLLETLAERIAQACFHDPRARSARVRIEKLDLYADTSSVGVEVEHTRSD
- a CDS encoding SDR family oxidoreductase, with product MSTPAPTDRPGALVTGAARRIGAAIARDLAGQGWAVAVHYNSSEAEAAETVAAIRAAGGVAAAVAANLSDEAETQGLVPRAANALGRPLTCLVNNASVFEWDDVHTAGRASWDRHLDPNLRAPFVLTQRLAEQLPDDARGAVINILDAKVWNLAPGFTSYTVSKAGLWALTQTLALELAPRIRVNAVGPGPTLPSVRQTPADFARQAGQMPLGHGSSPEEICQAVQFILAARSVTGQMIALDGGQHLGWAQPGADPTVE